From a single Pseudobutyrivibrio xylanivorans genomic region:
- a CDS encoding helix-turn-helix transcriptional regulator: protein MPHVGGQKLKIINEYQILMEESDENHQINAVEMTRRLEARGIPAERKSVYKDMDTLMEAGVDVVKGDKGYYIASRVFELAELKLLVDAVGASKFISQKKTKELVDKITSLAGVDDATQLQRQVVVPEKATASNEKIFYTIDVIYQCLDNDKMMSFKYQEWTLSKEMKPRHGGKVYRVSPAFLIRNDENYYLVAFDGENQEIRHYRVDKMVSAEMLDETRIGKEQRDTLNPQEYARHHVSMFAGEELTITIRFAKHLIGVVLDKFGTTVDIRQDGDKYVKARVSVAVSPQLYGWLVGIGATITFPEAECRKFEAYLEGMLSVSR, encoded by the coding sequence ATGCCACACGTTGGAGGACAAAAATTAAAGATAATAAATGAATACCAGATTCTTATGGAAGAGAGCGATGAAAATCATCAGATAAATGCAGTGGAGATGACCCGCAGGCTTGAGGCCAGAGGTATTCCAGCAGAGCGAAAAAGTGTCTATAAGGATATGGATACGCTGATGGAAGCAGGTGTTGATGTGGTCAAAGGAGACAAGGGATACTATATAGCATCTCGCGTGTTTGAGCTTGCAGAGCTGAAGCTTCTTGTGGATGCAGTGGGTGCATCAAAGTTTATATCTCAGAAGAAAACCAAGGAGCTTGTGGATAAGATAACCTCATTGGCTGGTGTGGATGATGCCACACAGCTTCAGCGTCAGGTGGTTGTGCCTGAAAAGGCAACGGCATCTAATGAAAAGATTTTCTATACAATTGATGTTATTTATCAGTGCTTGGATAATGACAAGATGATGTCCTTCAAATATCAGGAGTGGACACTTTCAAAAGAAATGAAGCCCCGTCACGGAGGAAAAGTTTACAGGGTGAGCCCTGCTTTTCTCATTAGAAATGATGAAAATTATTATCTCGTAGCGTTTGATGGGGAAAACCAAGAGATACGCCACTATCGTGTGGACAAGATGGTATCTGCTGAAATGCTTGATGAGACGCGTATTGGCAAGGAGCAGCGCGACACATTGAACCCACAGGAATATGCCAGACATCATGTCAGTATGTTTGCAGGAGAGGAGCTCACTATCACTATTCGTTTTGCTAAACATCTTATTGGTGTGGTATTGGACAAATTTGGAACAACTGTTGATATTCGACAGGATGGTGACAAATACGTAAAAGCCAGAGTGAGTGTGGCGGTTTCTCCACAGCTCTACGGCTGGCTTGTAGGCATCGGTGCAACAATCACCTTCCCCGAAGCCGAATGCCGTAAATTCGAAGCGTACTTGGAGGGGATGTTAAGTGTAAGTCGGTAG
- the hpf gene encoding ribosome hibernation-promoting factor, HPF/YfiA family: protein MKTTITGKNIELTQGLKDAVEERFKKLDKYFTKDTEAIITLDVEKGRQKIEVTIPMKGSYLRAEEVTSDMYASIEAVTNTLEAQLKKHRNKIIDRKQSDSRAIFAQDFIEEKAGDEEKIQIIRKKTFDMKPMYAEDACLEMEMLGHDFFMFRNADTDEINVVYKRKNGAYGLIEPEF from the coding sequence ATGAAAACAACAATAACAGGAAAGAACATCGAATTAACCCAGGGACTTAAGGACGCAGTGGAGGAGCGTTTCAAAAAGTTAGACAAATATTTTACAAAAGATACTGAAGCGATTATTACTTTAGACGTAGAGAAGGGACGTCAGAAAATAGAAGTTACAATCCCAATGAAGGGAAGTTATTTGAGAGCAGAGGAAGTTACATCTGATATGTATGCTTCAATCGAGGCTGTTACAAATACCCTTGAGGCTCAGCTCAAGAAGCACAGAAACAAAATCATCGATAGAAAGCAGTCTGATTCAAGAGCTATTTTCGCTCAGGACTTTATCGAGGAAAAGGCTGGAGATGAGGAGAAAATCCAGATTATCCGTAAGAAGACCTTCGATATGAAGCCAATGTATGCTGAGGATGCTTGCCTTGAAATGGAAATGCTCGGACATGATTTCTTCATGTTTAGAAATGCGGATACAGATGAAATCAATGTGGTTTACAAGAGAAAGAACGGAGCTTACGGCTTGATTGAACCAGAATTCTAG
- a CDS encoding Veg family protein — protein MEREDFDKVRESVRSQCGSRVVIQLDKGRNKVDIQQGVIQEAYPSVFTILVDDTETCPSQLLSFSYTDIITKEIRMKLC, from the coding sequence ATGGAACGCGAGGACTTTGACAAGGTGCGCGAATCTGTAAGATCGCAGTGCGGTAGTAGAGTTGTTATTCAGTTGGACAAAGGACGTAACAAGGTAGACATTCAGCAAGGTGTTATTCAAGAGGCTTACCCGAGTGTATTTACTATATTAGTTGACGACACTGAGACATGTCCATCGCAGTTATTATCTTTTAGCTATACAGACATAATTACTAAGGAAATTCGCATGAAACTTTGCTAG
- a CDS encoding D-alanine--D-alanine ligase family protein, which translates to MDIVVLAGGLSSERDVSFKSGTQVAAALRNRGHRALVLDVFMGFSDAECDITDIFENSEENSVKVENIPTEAPDIKAIIASRADKSASFFGPNVIRICQKADIVFMALHGGDGESGKVQAAFDLFGIRYTGNDYISSAVAMDKQMTKDFLDRAGVPTPVGVSLKKENRRGFKFDKYPCIVKPNCGGSSIGVTIVESADQLGAALDAAFEWENEVVVEQFIKGREFSDGVIEGKALPVIEIAPKQGFYDYKNKYAAGSAVETCPAELTVTQTETMQKYAEKAFKALGLTTYARMDFMMDEEGDIYCLEANTLPGMTPTSLLPQEAAVIGLDFEDLCEDLIEVSLKKYGIKHG; encoded by the coding sequence ATGGATATTGTAGTATTAGCTGGTGGCTTAAGTTCCGAGAGAGATGTTTCTTTTAAATCGGGAACTCAGGTAGCCGCAGCACTTAGAAATAGAGGACATAGAGCTCTTGTATTGGACGTGTTTATGGGATTTTCTGATGCAGAGTGTGACATAACAGATATTTTTGAAAACAGCGAAGAAAATTCTGTAAAGGTTGAAAACATTCCAACAGAGGCACCGGATATCAAGGCGATTATTGCAAGCCGCGCTGATAAAAGCGCTAGCTTTTTTGGCCCAAATGTTATCAGAATTTGTCAGAAGGCTGACATTGTCTTTATGGCCCTTCACGGCGGTGATGGTGAGAGCGGAAAGGTTCAGGCAGCATTTGATTTATTTGGAATCAGATACACTGGCAACGACTATATTTCCAGCGCAGTTGCAATGGATAAGCAGATGACAAAGGACTTCCTTGATAGAGCAGGAGTGCCTACACCTGTTGGCGTTTCACTGAAAAAGGAAAATAGAAGGGGCTTTAAGTTCGACAAGTATCCTTGTATTGTAAAGCCTAACTGTGGCGGCTCGTCAATCGGTGTTACCATCGTTGAGTCTGCTGACCAGCTTGGTGCAGCTTTAGATGCAGCATTTGAGTGGGAAAACGAGGTTGTAGTTGAGCAGTTCATTAAGGGTAGGGAGTTTTCTGATGGTGTCATCGAGGGTAAGGCTCTTCCAGTTATTGAGATTGCTCCTAAGCAGGGCTTCTACGATTACAAGAATAAATACGCAGCAGGATCAGCAGTTGAGACATGTCCAGCAGAGCTTACTGTAACTCAGACAGAGACAATGCAGAAATACGCTGAGAAGGCATTTAAGGCTCTTGGTCTTACAACCTATGCCCGAATGGATTTCATGATGGACGAGGAAGGCGATATTTACTGCCTTGAGGCCAACACTCTTCCAGGAATGACACCTACAAGTCTTCTTCCACAGGAGGCTGCAGTCATCGGACTTGATTTCGAGGATTTGTGTGAGGATCTCATCGAAGTGTCATTGAAGAAGTACGGCATTAAGCACGGTTAA
- a CDS encoding UDP-N-acetylmuramoyl-tripeptide--D-alanyl-D-alanine ligase: MKNMTLAKVAQAVEGQLVLPEGCEALCDKEIAGAVNDNRKVEKDFLFIPMVGARVDGHDFIEDAFSKGALASLSERKLENPSGPYIIVSDTKLALKQIATVYRMQLNIPVVGVIGSVGKTSTKEMIASVLETKFSVLKTEGNFNNEIGLPLTICRIRDEHQVAVVEMGISDFGEMHRLGDIAKPNIVVMTNIGQCHLEFLKDRDGILKAKTEVFEHMPKDGVVILNGDDDKLSGADTLGLEKIFYGLNGQEFSAKDVVAEGMSATRAAFKVKDDSFDVTIPLPGNHNVMNGLAATAVGYKLGLSADEIKRGLENAGTISGRNNIITIRDITIIDDCYNANPVSMKASIEVLGKAPGRTIAVLGDMGELGTDERQLHYGIGKALEDNNIGYVFTVGQLSEEINKSLSQTNSSCMAHHYSSVETMLEDLLPIIRGGDTILVKASHFMNFETVVKTLKNKLG; encoded by the coding sequence ATGAAGAATATGACATTGGCAAAGGTTGCTCAAGCAGTTGAGGGGCAGCTTGTTTTGCCAGAAGGCTGTGAAGCATTATGCGATAAGGAGATTGCTGGTGCTGTAAACGATAATAGAAAGGTTGAAAAGGACTTCCTTTTTATACCTATGGTTGGCGCGCGAGTTGATGGTCACGATTTCATCGAGGACGCTTTTTCAAAGGGAGCATTGGCATCTCTTTCCGAAAGAAAGCTTGAAAATCCATCAGGCCCATATATAATCGTTTCAGACACAAAGCTGGCTCTCAAGCAGATTGCAACTGTCTATAGAATGCAACTAAATATTCCAGTTGTTGGAGTCATCGGAAGCGTTGGAAAGACCAGCACAAAAGAGATGATTGCTTCAGTACTTGAGACAAAGTTTAGTGTGCTCAAGACTGAGGGAAATTTCAACAATGAAATAGGACTGCCTCTTACAATCTGTCGCATTAGAGATGAGCATCAGGTGGCAGTTGTGGAAATGGGAATTTCTGATTTTGGTGAGATGCACCGTCTTGGAGATATTGCAAAGCCAAATATAGTTGTTATGACAAATATTGGTCAGTGCCATTTGGAATTTTTGAAGGATCGCGATGGAATTCTTAAGGCTAAGACAGAAGTTTTCGAGCATATGCCAAAGGATGGTGTGGTTATCCTTAATGGGGATGACGATAAGCTTTCTGGGGCTGATACCCTTGGCCTTGAAAAAATCTTTTATGGATTGAATGGTCAGGAGTTTAGTGCAAAGGATGTTGTAGCTGAAGGTATGTCAGCTACAAGGGCTGCATTTAAGGTTAAGGACGATAGCTTTGATGTGACTATTCCGCTTCCAGGAAATCACAATGTGATGAATGGACTCGCTGCTACGGCGGTAGGCTATAAGCTTGGCCTTAGCGCAGATGAGATTAAGAGAGGCCTTGAAAATGCAGGCACAATCTCAGGTCGCAACAATATTATTACCATTCGTGACATCACAATCATTGACGACTGTTACAATGCAAATCCAGTTTCTATGAAGGCATCTATAGAGGTACTTGGAAAGGCACCAGGACGTACAATTGCAGTTCTTGGAGACATGGGAGAGCTTGGAACAGACGAGAGACAGCTACACTATGGAATAGGCAAAGCTCTTGAGGACAACAATATTGGCTATGTATTTACGGTAGGCCAGCTTTCTGAGGAGATTAACAAATCTCTCAGCCAGACCAACAGCTCGTGCATGGCACATCATTACAGCTCAGTTGAGACTATGCTGGAAGATTTGCTTCCTATAATCCGCGGTGGCGACACAATACTTGTGAAGGCGTCACACTTTATGAATTTCGAAACTGTAGTAAAAACATTAAAAAATAAACTGGGATAA
- a CDS encoding lysophospholipid acyltransferase family protein: MLRTILAITFVTIFLIVSIPIWGILFIVGLFNKHAKDVIGYKCVAWAFGVVAFISGVKYEVHGLENIPKDKAVLYIGNHQSFFDVILGYHICPAVTGFLSKKTFEKVPLLNVWMKMNYCLFLTRTDPRQDLKLIIKAQEFIKQGISMFVFPEGTRSKTGEMAEFHEASFKLSTKTGCPIVPVCFTNTRAVLEAQQPRIKRAHVIVRFLPSIDPNALEGDNKKRIGLYVHDIIEKQLIEDSKLV; encoded by the coding sequence ATGCTTAGAACTATATTAGCAATCACATTTGTCACCATCTTTTTGATTGTAAGTATTCCAATTTGGGGAATACTTTTCATAGTAGGACTTTTCAACAAACACGCCAAAGATGTCATCGGCTATAAATGCGTAGCTTGGGCTTTTGGTGTTGTTGCTTTTATTTCTGGTGTGAAATATGAGGTTCACGGCCTTGAAAATATACCAAAGGACAAAGCCGTACTCTACATTGGTAATCATCAAAGCTTCTTTGATGTAATCCTTGGTTACCACATCTGTCCTGCAGTTACCGGATTTCTTTCAAAGAAAACCTTCGAGAAGGTTCCTCTTTTAAACGTTTGGATGAAGATGAATTACTGCCTCTTCCTTACAAGAACCGATCCTCGCCAGGATTTAAAGCTTATCATCAAAGCTCAGGAATTTATCAAACAGGGGATTTCAATGTTTGTGTTCCCTGAAGGAACCCGCTCAAAAACTGGAGAGATGGCCGAATTCCACGAGGCATCCTTCAAGCTCTCTACCAAAACTGGTTGTCCTATCGTACCTGTATGTTTCACAAACACTCGCGCGGTTCTCGAAGCTCAACAGCCTCGCATCAAACGAGCACACGTCATTGTACGATTCCTTCCATCCATCGACCCTAACGCTCTCGAAGGCGACAATAAGAAGCGCATAGGGCTCTACGTTCACGATATTATCGAAAAACAATTAATAGAAGATTCAAAATTGGTATAA
- the murD gene encoding UDP-N-acetylmuramoyl-L-alanine--D-glutamate ligase, translated as MKETIRNLVNDKKVLILGFGREGQSSFRMISSVGGYECLDIADANAVTSDLTAMHNVITGPSYLDCLDDYDVVFKSPGIVLPKDIKEYKCHITCQADMFLEVYGAQTIGITGTKGKSTTSSLLYHILKECGKDVLFGGNIGLPIFDITDRIHPRTIIVFELSCHQLEYAHFSPSKAILLNLYEDHLDHYGSVEKYWNAKKNLYRNQGYCDFLFCNPDFLPKQGECKAAIIKVKTGDLPFSSFEEIPGVTLRGSHNLFNTAFVYDVCRRYDISDKDFMAALASFKTLAHRLEFLGNKDGVDYYDDSISTTVESAISAIKAIPNAGTILLGGMDRGIDYDPLVEFLQTRNLEHIILMYDSGKVLLDKLQAVATPEFMEHVHYIKELADACTYVKENASKGSAVILSPAAASYGVFKNFEERGDFFKNQIGF; from the coding sequence ATGAAGGAAACAATTAGAAATTTAGTAAATGATAAAAAGGTTTTAATTTTAGGCTTTGGACGTGAAGGACAATCAAGCTTTCGAATGATTTCATCAGTTGGAGGTTATGAGTGTCTTGATATAGCAGATGCTAATGCTGTAACTTCAGACCTTACCGCTATGCACAATGTCATTACTGGTCCTTCCTACTTGGATTGCTTGGATGACTATGATGTAGTTTTCAAAAGCCCAGGAATCGTTCTTCCAAAGGACATTAAGGAGTATAAATGCCACATCACCTGCCAGGCTGATATGTTCCTCGAAGTATACGGTGCTCAGACTATAGGAATCACAGGAACTAAGGGAAAATCCACAACATCTTCACTTTTATATCATATACTTAAAGAGTGTGGAAAGGACGTGCTTTTCGGAGGAAATATCGGTCTTCCTATTTTCGATATTACAGACCGTATTCATCCACGTACCATTATCGTCTTTGAGCTTTCCTGCCACCAGCTTGAGTATGCTCATTTTTCACCATCAAAGGCTATCCTTTTGAACCTTTACGAAGATCACCTTGACCACTATGGTTCAGTTGAAAAATATTGGAATGCAAAGAAGAATCTTTATCGCAATCAAGGCTATTGTGATTTCCTCTTCTGCAATCCTGATTTCCTTCCAAAACAGGGAGAATGCAAGGCAGCAATAATCAAGGTAAAAACTGGCGATTTGCCATTTAGCTCTTTCGAGGAAATTCCAGGTGTAACCTTACGTGGCAGCCACAATTTGTTTAACACAGCGTTTGTTTATGATGTTTGCCGAAGATATGATATCAGTGACAAGGACTTCATGGCAGCACTTGCAAGCTTTAAAACTCTTGCTCACCGCCTTGAATTTTTAGGAAATAAGGACGGAGTAGATTACTACGATGATTCAATTTCAACTACGGTTGAATCTGCAATAAGTGCAATCAAAGCTATTCCAAACGCTGGAACAATTCTTCTTGGAGGCATGGACAGAGGAATCGATTATGACCCTCTTGTAGAATTTTTACAGACCAGAAATTTAGAGCACATTATCCTTATGTACGACAGTGGAAAAGTGCTTTTAGACAAGCTTCAGGCTGTTGCAACGCCAGAGTTTATGGAGCATGTTCACTACATCAAAGAATTAGCTGACGCCTGCACCTATGTTAAGGAAAACGCAAGCAAAGGATCTGCTGTTATACTTTCTCCGGCTGCTGCAAGCTACGGAGTATTTAAGAACTTTGAGGAACGCGGAGATTTCTTCAAAAACCAGATTGGTTTCTAG
- the ymfI gene encoding elongation factor P 5-aminopentanone reductase gives MKKTALITGASRGIGKAIARALASDGYHLALFCHSNIEMLRDLAQELTEEYKVEVYTYCGNIADFEFTVTSCEDALDKLGRIDVLINNAGKASIGLLTDMTAMDWNSMLGTNLSSLFYTAKAIVPSMIRHKSGNIINISSMWGSVGASCEVAYSATKGGMNAFTKALAKELAPNGVAVNAIACGVVDTDMNGMLSPEEKAELAEEIPVGKFCTPDEIAEVVLGIIKAPSYMTGQIIGVDGGYI, from the coding sequence ATGAAAAAAACTGCATTGATTACAGGCGCTAGTCGTGGTATTGGCAAAGCAATTGCCAGAGCATTGGCTTCTGATGGATATCATCTTGCCCTCTTCTGCCACAGCAATATTGAAATGCTAAGAGATTTAGCTCAGGAGCTTACTGAAGAGTATAAGGTAGAGGTTTACACCTACTGTGGAAATATCGCAGATTTTGAGTTTACTGTTACCTCCTGCGAGGACGCTTTGGACAAGCTTGGGCGCATAGATGTCCTAATAAATAATGCAGGAAAAGCCTCAATCGGACTCCTTACTGATATGACTGCCATGGACTGGAACAGTATGCTTGGTACCAATCTGTCATCACTTTTCTATACTGCAAAAGCAATTGTACCAAGTATGATAAGACACAAGTCTGGAAATATTATCAATATCAGCTCTATGTGGGGTTCGGTAGGTGCAAGCTGCGAGGTAGCCTACTCTGCAACCAAGGGTGGTATGAACGCCTTTACCAAGGCCCTTGCAAAGGAGCTTGCTCCAAACGGAGTTGCCGTCAATGCAATCGCCTGCGGCGTGGTGGACACAGATATGAATGGCATGCTATCTCCTGAAGAGAAGGCTGAGCTTGCTGAGGAAATCCCTGTAGGCAAGTTCTGTACCCCAGATGAAATCGCAGAAGTTGTGCTTGGCATAATAAAAGCCCCATCATATATGACAGGGCAGATTATTGGTGTAGACGGGGGGTATATTTAA
- a CDS encoding helix-turn-helix domain-containing protein has translation MAKIGFGGYLQKLREQKKWTQAFLAEKVDCMPSTISRIENEHEFPEIKLLKKFNGAFERMGIEFNAVTMEELFGFKKARVELLMAIRKRREEEIERKLDKFQKVMDKNDTEDMQYFVLAHLIFCRKNGMTVEAFLDKSIEVYEMCRCLPDFEDIPMLTLTPIEYEILFIMGESYMISGKKETAELIFDGLFKNSKNNITPFAPEKLLEISAIMARVCLMKNDYDKTDNFLKFIFDEFINKVETRMLFNALFIKSELCKAIDDDKGAILVDSYLDSVQLLMDYMHEEYRIRKDMRGSLL, from the coding sequence ATGGCAAAAATTGGGTTTGGCGGATATTTACAAAAGCTGCGTGAGCAGAAGAAATGGACCCAGGCTTTTTTAGCCGAAAAGGTTGATTGTATGCCATCAACAATTTCCAGAATTGAGAATGAGCATGAATTTCCGGAAATAAAGCTGTTGAAGAAGTTCAATGGAGCTTTCGAGCGTATGGGAATTGAATTTAATGCTGTCACAATGGAGGAATTGTTCGGTTTCAAAAAGGCTCGTGTGGAGCTACTCATGGCAATCAGGAAGAGGAGAGAGGAGGAAATAGAAAGAAAGCTGGACAAGTTTCAGAAGGTCATGGACAAGAATGACACTGAAGATATGCAGTATTTTGTGTTGGCACATCTGATATTTTGCAGAAAGAATGGAATGACTGTAGAGGCATTTCTCGATAAATCCATTGAGGTATACGAGATGTGCAGATGTCTGCCAGACTTCGAGGATATTCCAATGTTGACGCTGACCCCTATTGAGTATGAAATACTTTTCATTATGGGCGAATCCTATATGATTTCTGGAAAAAAGGAAACTGCTGAGCTGATTTTTGACGGTCTGTTTAAAAATTCCAAGAATAACATCACCCCATTTGCTCCAGAGAAGCTTTTGGAGATTTCAGCTATAATGGCAAGAGTTTGTCTTATGAAAAACGACTATGATAAAACTGATAATTTCCTGAAATTCATCTTTGATGAATTCATTAATAAGGTGGAAACTAGGATGTTGTTCAATGCCCTGTTCATAAAGAGTGAGCTTTGCAAAGCTATTGATGATGACAAAGGCGCGATTCTTGTGGATTCATATCTTGATTCTGTGCAGTTGCTGATGGATTACATGCATGAAGAGTACAGGATAAGAAAAGATATGAGGGGCTCCCTATTGTAA